One window of Mangrovibacterium diazotrophicum genomic DNA carries:
- a CDS encoding DUF5108 domain-containing protein yields the protein MKKYLLLSMVLLLLFSCQDPYENDNFVVYDLYPAATYLESRQDEFSEWIEILNYADMYNAVNQASKTFTLFVPNNEAVEAFLEARGVSAVTDLTKEYAKALVKYHVIEGEISQKEFLLGGKLTMPTLSGDYLSVSFDDSETSEGGINSVYLNDEALVDEFANEVTNGYVYALKGVLTPLVETIYDRLVENDDYSIFKDAVEATGWDETLNTVYDTIQNEYGGSSVVKRNYTAFVVSNTTFAADGVSSLSDLVSKVGASNDYENSENALYQYVAYHLLSSTKYIEDLYTFSGDDSTAVWSTLADKQVLSTSDIDGSYYVNYDDETSTGISFVTDMTDIPAKNGLLQEVNDYMPVFSPKPVTIIWDVCDYDDVASYVNAYGASNSLGDIFQIIQANEYKVTFDPDAVTSYEWNAFSSASSGSYPACGYLITKSNDGGVTNTYGAYKNDMLFVNLGYSGNITMQTPVVLKGRYKVELFYASAGSLSEFVSGGSLCKFSLDDTSNEVYVYDGASASVGIYGLTLFSEIEFEASDNHQLKIVLLDPRATTSSAYRLQLDYIKFTPIND from the coding sequence ATGAAAAAATATTTGCTATTAAGTATGGTGTTGCTGCTCCTGTTCTCATGCCAGGACCCATACGAAAATGACAATTTTGTGGTGTACGATTTGTACCCTGCAGCTACATACCTGGAAAGTCGTCAGGACGAATTTTCAGAGTGGATCGAGATCTTGAATTACGCCGATATGTACAATGCGGTTAACCAGGCCAGCAAAACGTTCACCCTATTTGTGCCTAACAACGAAGCTGTTGAAGCATTCCTGGAGGCACGAGGAGTTTCTGCTGTTACAGATTTGACTAAAGAATACGCCAAGGCGTTGGTGAAATACCATGTTATCGAAGGCGAAATTTCTCAAAAGGAATTCTTGCTTGGGGGTAAATTGACAATGCCGACTTTGTCTGGTGACTATCTTTCCGTGTCGTTCGACGACAGCGAAACATCTGAAGGAGGTATTAATTCAGTCTACCTGAATGACGAAGCCTTAGTTGACGAATTCGCAAACGAGGTAACCAATGGTTATGTATATGCGCTGAAAGGTGTGCTTACTCCGTTGGTGGAAACAATCTACGATCGTTTGGTTGAGAACGATGACTATTCAATCTTTAAAGATGCGGTAGAAGCAACCGGCTGGGATGAGACTTTGAATACCGTTTATGACACCATTCAAAATGAGTACGGTGGAAGCTCGGTTGTGAAAAGAAACTATACTGCTTTTGTGGTTTCAAACACAACTTTTGCTGCCGATGGAGTTTCTTCACTTTCTGATTTGGTGAGCAAAGTTGGAGCTTCAAACGATTACGAAAATTCGGAAAATGCGCTTTACCAGTATGTGGCGTATCACTTGTTGTCGTCAACCAAGTATATCGAAGATCTTTACACGTTCTCAGGTGATGATTCAACTGCCGTGTGGAGCACCTTAGCCGATAAACAGGTTCTTTCAACCAGTGATATTGACGGAAGTTACTACGTAAATTATGACGACGAAACCTCTACAGGAATCAGCTTTGTTACTGATATGACAGATATCCCGGCGAAGAACGGTTTGTTACAGGAAGTGAACGATTATATGCCTGTTTTCTCTCCAAAACCAGTGACCATTATTTGGGATGTTTGTGATTACGACGATGTAGCGTCCTATGTGAACGCTTATGGTGCCAGTAACAGCTTGGGAGATATTTTCCAGATTATTCAGGCAAATGAATACAAAGTGACTTTCGACCCGGATGCGGTTACAAGTTATGAATGGAATGCATTCTCTTCAGCTTCTTCGGGTTCTTACCCGGCATGTGGATACCTGATCACCAAATCGAACGACGGTGGGGTAACGAACACTTACGGTGCATACAAAAACGACATGTTGTTTGTAAACCTGGGGTATTCCGGTAACATCACCATGCAGACACCGGTGGTATTGAAAGGTCGTTACAAAGTTGAATTATTCTACGCAAGTGCAGGTTCATTAAGTGAGTTTGTGTCGGGCGGTAGTTTGTGTAAATTCTCCTTAGACGATACTTCCAATGAAGTTTATGTGTATGACGGAGCTAGCGCTTCGGTTGGAATCTATGGCTTGACTCTTTTCAGCGAAATCGAATTTGAAGCAAGCGATAACCACCAATTGAAGATTGTTCTTTTGGATCCGAGAGCGACGACAAGCAGCGCTTATCGTCTGCAGTTGGATTACATTAAGTTTACTCCTATTAACGATTAA
- a CDS encoding RagB/SusD family nutrient uptake outer membrane protein, with amino-acid sequence MKKIKYLLLIAILAFQFTACNDWLTVLPENEQVSDEYWTSKEEVESVLAAGYVYLRDAVPYLVRWGELRGAGIYTTVGGNVSGGDLQTFQVTADDTYMCTWAPLYKVINMSNSVIANAETVLQRDATFDEAVMNSYLTEAYFLRALSYFYIVRNWRDAPLITEPYETDKISYEKEKSTEAEIIAQIKEDISTALATGAAKEKFEEDWATKGRATKWALHALMADVCLWNEEYETAVMHCNEIIDATSSFRPVFVTDPTKWYELYYPGNSNGSIFEINWDQSTYSQSNSLATMFGKSGNIFQYTDQMLMDWIEETDLTGTNDAVRTMYGGYVTDVVVTNYQKATTGYVWKYSGIGLQDQVRASSTEQDPNFIVYRMADVMLMKAEALISVGTQSWQTAIDLINTIRTRSNLPALEPVLEELSEADMLELVLHERNMELAAEGKRWYDLLRLGKRDGFAYRDKFLVNMVVDYNNTANPAWIRSVLNNDDALYLPIETSEIENNRKLVQNPYYQVLN; translated from the coding sequence ATGAAAAAGATTAAATACCTATTATTGATAGCAATCCTGGCCTTTCAGTTTACGGCATGTAACGATTGGCTGACGGTGCTGCCTGAAAACGAACAGGTAAGCGATGAATACTGGACCTCCAAGGAAGAAGTGGAGTCTGTATTGGCTGCAGGATACGTTTATTTACGCGATGCTGTTCCTTACCTCGTTCGTTGGGGGGAGCTTCGGGGAGCAGGCATTTACACGACCGTTGGAGGTAATGTGAGCGGAGGGGATTTACAAACATTCCAGGTTACTGCCGATGACACCTACATGTGTACCTGGGCTCCGTTGTATAAAGTCATCAACATGTCGAACTCGGTTATCGCAAATGCAGAAACGGTTCTGCAACGCGATGCGACCTTCGACGAAGCAGTGATGAACTCTTATTTAACTGAAGCCTATTTCCTGAGAGCTCTAAGTTATTTCTATATCGTTCGCAACTGGCGTGATGCTCCGCTGATTACTGAGCCTTATGAAACGGACAAAATCAGCTACGAAAAAGAAAAGTCAACAGAAGCGGAAATTATTGCTCAGATAAAAGAAGATATCTCGACAGCTTTGGCAACCGGTGCAGCAAAAGAGAAATTCGAAGAAGATTGGGCAACCAAAGGACGCGCAACCAAATGGGCATTGCATGCTTTAATGGCCGATGTTTGTTTGTGGAACGAAGAATATGAAACGGCAGTGATGCACTGTAATGAGATCATCGATGCGACTTCTTCTTTCCGTCCTGTATTCGTGACAGACCCAACCAAATGGTACGAACTTTATTATCCGGGCAACAGCAACGGTTCAATTTTCGAAATCAATTGGGACCAGTCAACCTACAGCCAATCGAACAGTTTGGCAACAATGTTTGGAAAATCGGGTAACATATTCCAATACACCGATCAAATGTTGATGGACTGGATTGAAGAAACCGACTTGACCGGAACAAACGATGCTGTTCGTACCATGTATGGTGGCTATGTAACCGATGTGGTTGTGACTAACTACCAAAAAGCGACAACAGGCTATGTTTGGAAATATTCGGGTATTGGTTTGCAGGACCAGGTGAGAGCCTCGAGCACAGAGCAGGACCCTAACTTTATTGTTTACCGTATGGCCGACGTGATGCTGATGAAAGCAGAAGCACTGATTTCAGTTGGTACTCAAAGCTGGCAAACGGCAATTGACCTGATTAATACCATCCGCACCCGTTCGAATCTTCCGGCTTTGGAGCCTGTTCTGGAAGAACTAAGCGAAGCAGATATGTTGGAGCTTGTTTTACACGAACGCAATATGGAACTGGCGGCTGAAGGTAAGCGTTGGTACGACTTGCTTCGTTTAGGAAAACGCGATGGTTTCGCCTACCGCGATAAATTCCTGGTAAACATGGTTGTTGACTACAACAATACAGCTAACCCTGCATGGATTAGATCAGTATTAAACAATGACGATGCGCTCTACTTGCCGATTGAAACGAGTGAGATTGAGAACAACAGGAAGCTCGTGCAAAATCCGTACTACCAAGTATTAAACTAA